The genomic DNA CCGAGAAGTATCTGATTGGATACCGAGAAGGATCAGAATAGATACAGTTCATCAATTCCTGAGGAAAATATGCCTCTTCTAATGAAAGGTACGAGTTGGTAAGAAAACGAGAAAATCGGAGAAGAGAACGATTGGTGGAGATCAACCACATCAGGTTTCCAGGCATGTCGTAAAGTGGTCGAGTGGTCGATGGTATGGATATCGCGATGGTTTGCAGAGACCTGTTGTAAAGGCGAACTCGGTCGCGCTCCTCACGGGCGTAGCGATCGATGCCTCCAGAATCCCTCTAGTTATGCTGCCACGGTTCTCAGACTGTAAACGATTGAACTCGTGGGCTTGTTTCTTGACAGGGGAAAACCATTCTTGCTAGCTTGGCTCGATATTTCTGAATTAACTATCTAATCATCTCTCCCGACCAGGCTGTCGTTTCTGTGACGTTCCAAGAACTTATTCTTGCCCTCCATCGATTCTGGGCCGATCAAGGCTGCGTCGTTCATCAACCCTATGATATGGAGATGGGGGCCGGGACGTTCCATCCAGCCACATTTCTGCGATCACTCGGACCGGAACCTTGGCGGGCTGCCTATGTGCAGCCATGCCGCCGTCCGACGGATGGCCGCTATGGTGAAAACCCTAATCGTCTTCAACACTATTACCAATACCAAGTGGTACTGAAGCCTTCTCCAGACAATATTCAAGAACTCTATCTAGAGAGTCTGGCCCGGCTGGGTATCAATCCCAAGGAGCACGACATTCGCTTCATCCAAGACGATTGGGAGTCGCCGACGCTGGGTGCGTGGGGACTTGGGTGGGAAGTGAGGCTGGATGGGATGGAGATCACCCAGTTTACGTACTTTCAGGAAATCGGCGGGATTGAATTGGCTCCGATCACCGGCGAAATCACTTATGGCACGGAGCGCATTGCCATGTACCTCCAAGGAGTAGACAACGTCTTTGATCTCGCTTGGACCGACAGCGTGACGTATCGGGACATACATCACGAGACGGAGGTGCAAGGATCGCGCTACAATTTCGAGGAAGCGGATGTCACGATGCTCATGCAAGCCTTCCAGGCGAATGAAGCGGAGTGCAAGCGATTGCTGGCACAGACCGACCGGCGTCTGACGCTGCCGGCGTATGACTACTGCATCAAATCATCCCATGTGTTCAATCTTCTCGATGCCCGCGGAGCGATCAGTGTCGCCGAACGGACGGGTTACATCGCGCGGGTGCGGGCACTGGCCAGGCAGTGCGCCGAGCGTTATATCGACGAGAGGGCTGCAATGGGCCATCCGCTGTTGAATCGCGAGAATAGAGCCGTGAAGTCGGTCAGACCCCGATCGAAGGTCGGAGCGGGCCGAGCGTAACAGGTTATGGCGACGCAAAAGAAAACTGGACGCCGGAGCGCCGTGCCGAAGAAA from Nitrospira sp. includes the following:
- a CDS encoding Glycyl-tRNA synthetase alpha chain, whose protein sequence is MTFQELILALHRFWADQGCVVHQPYDMEMGAGTFHPATFLRSLGPEPWRAAYVQPCRRPTDGRYGENPNRLQHYYQYQVVLKPSPDNIQELYLESLARLGINPKEHDIRFIQDDWESPTLGAWGLGWEVRLDGMEITQFTYFQEIGGIELAPITGEITYGTERIAMYLQGVDNVFDLAWTDSVTYRDIHHETEVQGSRYNFEEADVTMLMQAFQANEAECKRLLAQTDRRLTLPAYDYCIKSSHVFNLLDARGAISVAERTGYIARVRALARQCAERYIDERAAMGHPLLNRENRAVKSVRPRSKVGAGRA